In Salinibacterium sp. ZJ70, one DNA window encodes the following:
- a CDS encoding adenylate kinase, whose product MSARLLIVGPPGAGKGTQAARIAERLQIPTISTGDIFRANIKNETELGLRVKAIVDNGDYVPDSLTNELITDRLAEDDAANGFLLDGYPRTPDQVRYLEELLSSKGQKLDAVLQLVADEDEIVERLRKRAGEQGRADDTEEAIRHRQEVYKRETAPVLDILGAQGLLIEVDGLGSVDEVTQRIWVGLAEKGLLPQSV is encoded by the coding sequence TTGAGCGCACGTCTCCTCATCGTCGGACCCCCCGGGGCGGGCAAGGGGACGCAGGCGGCTCGCATCGCCGAGCGTCTGCAGATCCCCACCATCTCCACGGGTGACATCTTCCGCGCGAACATCAAGAACGAGACCGAGCTCGGCCTGCGGGTGAAGGCGATCGTCGACAACGGCGACTACGTGCCCGACTCGCTCACCAATGAGCTGATCACCGATCGTCTCGCTGAGGACGACGCGGCGAACGGCTTCCTGCTCGACGGCTACCCCCGTACACCGGACCAGGTTCGCTACCTCGAGGAGCTTCTCTCCTCGAAGGGGCAGAAGCTGGATGCGGTTCTGCAGCTCGTCGCCGACGAGGATGAGATCGTCGAGCGTCTGCGCAAGCGCGCGGGCGAGCAGGGTCGCGCCGATGACACCGAGGAGGCGATCCGCCACCGCCAGGAGGTGTACAAGCGCGAGACCGCGCCTGTGCTCGACATCCTCGGTGCGCAGGGTCTGCTGATCGAGGTCGACGGTCTCGGCAGCGTCGATGAGGTCACCCAGCGCATCTGGGTCGGCCTCGCCGAGAAGGGACTGCTTCCGCAGTCCGTCTGA
- the infA gene encoding translation initiation factor IF-1 — MAKKDGVIEIEGSVLEALPNAMFRVELSNGHKVLAHISGKMRQHYIRILPEDRVIVELSPYDLTRGRIVYRYK, encoded by the coding sequence ATGGCCAAAAAAGACGGCGTCATCGAAATCGAGGGTTCTGTCCTCGAAGCACTTCCGAACGCGATGTTCCGCGTGGAGTTGAGCAATGGACACAAGGTTCTCGCCCACATCTCGGGCAAGATGCGTCAGCACTACATCCGCATCCTTCCCGAGGACCGCGTGATCGTAGAGCTGAGCCCCTACGACCTGACCCGCGGCCGGATCGTCTACCGCTACAAGTGA
- the rpmJ gene encoding 50S ribosomal protein L36, producing MKVNPSVKPICDHCRVIRRHGRVMVICKSNPRHKQRQG from the coding sequence ATGAAGGTCAACCCCAGCGTCAAGCCCATCTGCGACCACTGCCGCGTCATCCGACGCCACGGCCGCGTGATGGTCATCTGCAAGAGCAACCCGCGCCACAAGCAGCGCCAGGGCTGA
- the rpsM gene encoding 30S ribosomal protein S13 — MARIAGVDIPRDKRVEVALTYIYGVGRTRALATLKETGISGDIRVKDLTDDQLVALRDFIEGSFKVEGDLRREVQADIRRKVEIGSYEGLRHRRGLPVRGQRTKTNARTRKGPKRTVAGKKKAGKK; from the coding sequence ATGGCACGTATCGCCGGCGTCGACATCCCGCGCGACAAGCGCGTGGAGGTCGCTCTGACGTACATCTACGGCGTGGGACGCACTCGTGCGCTCGCGACGCTCAAGGAAACCGGAATCTCCGGTGACATCCGCGTGAAGGATCTGACCGACGACCAGCTCGTCGCCCTTCGCGACTTCATCGAAGGAAGCTTCAAGGTGGAGGGTGACCTCCGCCGCGAGGTCCAGGCCGACATCCGCCGCAAGGTCGAGATCGGATCTTACGAGGGCCTCCGTCACCGTCGTGGCCTGCCCGTCCGCGGTCAGCGCACCAAGACCAACGCACGCACTCGCAAGGGCCCGAAGCGCACCGTCGCCGGCAAGAAGAAGGCAGGTAAGAAGTAA
- the rpsK gene encoding 30S ribosomal protein S11, whose product MAAPKAGARKARRKDKKNIALGQAHIKSTFNNTIVSITDPSGAVISWASSGAVGFKGSRKSTPYAAQLAAESAARQAQEHGMKKVDVFVKGPGSGRETAIRSLQAAGLEVGTINDVTPQAHNGCRPPKRRRV is encoded by the coding sequence ATGGCTGCTCCCAAGGCCGGCGCTCGCAAGGCGCGTCGCAAGGACAAGAAGAACATCGCGCTGGGCCAGGCCCACATCAAGTCGACGTTCAACAACACGATCGTGTCGATCACCGACCCGTCGGGTGCCGTCATCAGCTGGGCGTCCTCGGGCGCCGTCGGCTTCAAGGGCTCGCGCAAGTCGACCCCCTACGCCGCACAGCTCGCCGCCGAGTCGGCCGCGCGCCAGGCGCAGGAGCACGGCATGAAGAAGGTCGACGTCTTCGTCAAGGGTCCGGGTTCGGGACGTGAGACCGCGATCCGCTCGCTCCAGGCCGCTGGCCTCGAGGTCGGCACCATCAACGATGTGACGCCCCAGGCTCACAACGGCTGCCGTCCGCCGAAGCGCCGCCGCGTCTGA